From Zingiber officinale cultivar Zhangliang chromosome 5B, Zo_v1.1, whole genome shotgun sequence, the proteins below share one genomic window:
- the LOC121986078 gene encoding uncharacterized protein LOC121986078, translated as MRNFQKQEKSRAKIVSWAERFLGFGWSATSRAVAATKLVDDDNLPIPLSTSSVVQRRGGLLPWPVLHRRSSSGLSSIGEAAIGSSRLNSTFCTETKFTDHKLTFDAAFITRHTRNFK; from the exons ATGAGAAATTTTCAGAAGCAAGAGAAGTCGAG GGCCAAAATCGTTTCTTGGGCCGAGCGTTTCTTGGGGTTTGGTTGGTCCGCCACAAGCCGCGCCGTCGCCGCTACGAAGCTAGTCGACGACGATAACCTTCCCATCCCACTTTCCACATCTAGTGTGGTCCAGCGTCGTGGCGGCCTTCTTCCCTGGCCCGTCCTCCATAGGCGTTCTTCCTCTGGCCTCAGCTCCATTGGAGAAGCGGCGATTGGGTCCTCGCGGCTCAACAG CACCTTTTGCACTGAGACTAAATTTACAGACCACAAATTGACATTTGATGCAGCATTCATCACGAGGCATACCAGAAACTTCAAATAA